The sequence below is a genomic window from Natronorubrum halophilum.
CAACGACTATCGTGTTCCCCACTACGTATATCACACGTCCCTGAATAAGTATAATGTTCTATGATAACGTTTAACTCCCCACGATGTATCAGCACGACGGCGAGGACATCTTCGTCATCGACGGCCACGTTCACCTGTGGGACGCGACCGAGGAGAACATCATCCACGACGGCGGGGAACAGTTTATCCAGTGTTTCTACGATTATCACACGACGTTCACGCCAGCGGAGCGCCAGTGGAGCATGGACGAGTATCGGGAGTACGGCGCCGAGCGGATGATCGACGACCTGTTCTCGACCGCCGCCGTCGATATGGCAATCTTCCAGCCCACGTACCTCACCGACTTCTACGACGAGGGGTTCAACACGACCGAACAGAACGCCGAGTTGGCCGACGAGTATCCGGACCGGTTCGTCCTCAACGGCTCGTTCGATCCTCGAGACGCCGACCCGGGAATCGAGTACCTCGAGGAACTCCACGAGACGTACGACATCCCGGGCGTGAAACTCTACACCGCCGAGTGGCGCGGCGACTCGAAGGGGTGGCGACTCGACGACGAGGACGCGTTCCGCTTCCTAGAGAAGTGCGCCGATCTCGGTATCGACACCGTCCACGTCCACAAGGGGCCGACGATCCGGCCGCTGAACCGCGACGCCTTCGACGTGAAGGACGTCGATGACGCGGCCTCGTCGTTTCCCGATCTCAACTTCGTCGTCGAACACGTCGGTCTGCCTCGTCTCGACGACTTCTGCTGGATCGCCGCGCAGGAACCGAACGTCTACGGCGGGCTCGCGGTCGCCGCGCCGTTCGCCCAGAACCGGCCGGGTAAGTTCTCGGAGATCCTGTCCGAACTCCTCTGGTGGCTCGGCGAGGACCGCGTGCTCTTCGGTTCGGACTACGCGATCTGGAATCCCGACTGGCTCGTCGAGGCGGTTCTCGAAGCCGAACTCACTCAGGAGGATCGCACGGAGTACGGCGTCGAATGGGACGTCGAAACGAAAAAGAAGGTGATGGGCGAGAACGCCGCCGAACTCTACGATATCGACATCGAGGCAAAGCGACGGGCGTTTCGGGACGACCAGATCACCGACCGGTTCGATCTCGGAGAACACTACGCGGGTGAGGAATCCGCGACGGCGGACGACTGATGACCGCAGATCGTTCCGACGGCCCGACTCGAGCGGCCGTTCGCGATCGGCTGGATCGGGTCACCGATCCGGAACTCGACCGTTCGATCGTCGACCTCGAGTACATCGATGCGATCGAGATCGACGGCGAACGCGCCAGCGTCGCGTTCACGCTGCCGACGGCGTGGTGCTCGCCGGCGTTCGCCTGGATGATGGCGGTCGACGCTCGCGACGCAGTCGAATCGCTGCCGTCGATCGAGACGGCCTGGATTACGCTTTGCGAGCACATGCACGACGACGAGATCAATCGCGGCGTGAACGAACGACTGTCCTTCGGTGCGGCGTTTCCGGATGCTGACGGCGACATCGAGGCAGTTCGTGCGGAACTAGACGAGAAAGCGCGCGTTGCACGGCAGTACGACGCCGTCGAGACGCTACTGGACGCCGGACTCGGGGCGGGTGTCCTCGTCGAACTTCGGCCTCGGGATCTCGACGGTATCGACCTCGCTCGAGCCGTCGACGATCAGCCGACCGCCACCGAGGCGGAAGCCGATCCGGTCGACGGACTCTCCATCTACGTTCGCGATCGCTCGTTTGCCGTCACCGTCCCTGCGGAACCGATCGAACGCTACCTCGAGAAGGCTCGTGAGACAGGCCTCGTCTCGGAACCGGACGAGATCCTGTTCCGAACTCCCGAGGGCGACCCGATCGACGCCGAGTCGTTCGACCTCGTCCATCGGCGTGGACGACTCGCACGGGTCAATATGTCGAGCCAGGGCGGAATCTGCGACGGCCTTCGGGAATCCAGAGACGGTCGCCGCGAGGAAGCCGCGGACGACTGACGGGCGTGATGGATGGAGCCCGCCGCTACTTCTCGACGTTGAGCAGCGCGACGCGCTCGTGGACCAGCGCGGCGAGCGAGGCGTCGGTCGCCCCGCGTTCGGCGTCGGTGATCTCGAAGAACGCACACAGCGTCGCCTCGTTCTGGCGCTCGAGCGTCGGCCCGGTCGCAACGACGGCGTCCAGTTCCGCGAGTTCCTCGAGCGTAGCTGTCTCGGCGTCGTCTCGAACCCCCTCGTTTCCGGTGGAGACATCGGTAACAAGGATCACGGCCTGAGTTTCGCCCTCACTGACGCCCATCTCGAGGGCGCGATCGATCTGTCGGCGACCGGCGGCGTACAGCAGGATTTCGACGGCGCGGTCCCGAGCGACGTTCTCGCCGCGGGCGATGGCGCGGTCGGCCAGTTCGACGCTCCGCTCGAGGTGGGTGCGATCGGCGACGTATCGGGCATCGAACGCCTGGATCGTCGTCTCGTGGCGGTCGCCGATCTCGCCGATTCGGGCGACGAACGCGTCCAGATCGTCGATCGCGAGCGTACACTCGAGTACCCGCATCAGAAATCACCCAGACTCGCCTGACTGTCGTCGTCGTCCGCGTCCGCAGTCGACGGGTCGTCTCCACTGTTCGGCTTTCCCCCTCCGTCGGCGCTCGCCGCCGATTCGGTCGGTTCGACGCCGTCCATCGCCGGATCCTCTCGGCCGGCGTTCTCGAGGATGGTTTCTGCCGTCTTCTCGCCTTTGAGCACGCCGAGGACGACGCCCTTGTCGGCGGTGCGAAGGTCGGCCGGCTGCTCGATACCGGCCTCGTAGAGTCGCCGGGCGCGCTTGCGGCCGACGCCGCCGACCGATACCAGCTCGAGCAGTTCCTCGCCGACGCCGTGTTCGACGCGTGCGCGGGCTTCGCGGACGGCCACGGTCCACTCGCTGTCGATCTCCGCGGCCAGCGACTCGGCCGCGCCGAGGAGCCACTCGGCGGTGTCGGTTTTTCCCCGAAGATCGCCGGGACCGATCTTGTACCGACCGGTCAGCCGTTCCTCGTCGTCCTCGCTGGCCCAGTCCTCGAGCAGTTTGCCCGTCTTGAGCGCGGCCAGCCAGTCCTCGAAGCGTTCGTCCTCGAACTCGCTTGGCGTGTCGCCCAGCAGTTCGGCCTCTCGCTCGTAGTAGAGTCCGCCGTACGTCTCGTCCTCGCCCGAGCGCAAGTAGAGTTGGTACATGTCGGGCGTCCGCGAGACGAGCTGGTAGAGCCCGAGCGCAGTCGGGCGTTCGTCGGCGCGCTCTAACCCGTGGACGATCTCGGCGGCGCTCATGGGGTCGAGGTAGAGTCGGGAGACGGTGTGGCCGAGGCTGGTCGCCTCGAGTTCGGTGTCGCCCCGGGCGGCCTGTTGTTCGGCGAGGTCGGCCGCGGAGGTGAACGCGCCGGCGTCGGCGGCCGCGTCGCTCTCGCGCTCTCGCGATATCTCGCTCGAGCCGTCCGAGGCGCGTGGCGTCTCGCGCTCGATGAAGTCGTTCGATTCCAGATACTGCAGGACCGTCTCCGTTACGGTCTCGAGTCGCCCCGCTTCGCTCGACTGGCTCGCGTAGAGCGTCGCTTCGAGGAACTCGAGGAGACCGTCTTGCGTGCGCGCGAAGCCGGAGGCGATGGTCGCGAGCACATGGGTCCGCAGGGCGGGTTCGGCCGCCAGTTTCGAGCGGACGGGTTCGGGATCGGCCCAGACATAGCGGTCGAATAGCTCCTCGCTTTCCTCGTGGCTCTTGGCGAGCAACACGGCCTCGCCGTAGGGGTCGAGCCCGGGCCGGCCGGCCCGCCCCATCATCTGGTGGACTTCGAGAACGTCGAGCGGTGCCATCCCGCCCGCGCTCGGGTCGAATCGCCGCCAGTCGCGGACGATGACGCGTCGGGCCGGCGTATTGACGCCGGCGGCGAGCGTGGGGGTGGCCGAGATGACCTTCAACAGCCGGTCGCGAAAGGCGTCCTCGACGAGCGTTCGCTGCGTGCTCGAGAGCCCGGCGTGGTGGAACGCCGCGCCCTGTTCGACGCACGCGGCTAGGTCCGTGCTCGTCTCGGTGTCGCTGTCCTCGCGAATCTCGTCGGCGAGGGTCGCCAACTCGGCTCGCTCGTCGTCGGTGAGTTCGTTACTCGAGACCCCACCCAGCCGCCTCGCGGCGGCCTCGGCGTTTCGCCGGGAGTTGACGAAGACGAGCGAGGAACCCCCCTCCTGGAGGATGTCGCGGACGAGCGCGGCCTCCTGCTTTTCGCTGCCCTCGACGGGAACCTCCCGCGTCGAGCCGTCGTCGAAGTTCAGGGCGTTGCCGTAGTGGACGCCCATCTGAAGGTCGATCGGCCGCCAGTCGGTGTCGACGAGCGAGGCGTCGAGCCAGTCGGCGATTTCGTCGGCGTTCCCGACCGTTGCCGAGAGCGCGACGACCTGCATGCCCGGGTTGAGTTTCCGGAGTTTGGCGAGGGTCACCTCGAGCGTCGGCCCTCGATTCCGGTCGTCGATGAGGTGGACCTCGTCGCTGACGACGCAGGTGAGGTCCGAGAGCCAGTTGGCCCCGTTTCGCACGAGCGAGTCGACCTTCTCGCTGGTCGCGACGATAATATCCTTCGTGGCGAGCCACTCGCTGGTGCTCTCGTAGTTCCCCGTCGTGACGCCGGTCGTCGCGCCGAACTCCTCGTAGGCCTCGAACTCGGCCTTTTTCTCGCTGGCGAGCGCTCGCAGGGGGACGATGTAGAGCGCCTTTCCGCCGCGTTCGACCGCCGACAGCATCGAAAGCGCGGCGATCATGGTCTTTCCGCTGGCGGTGGGGACGGCGGCGACGAGGTTCTCCCCGTCGGTCGCGCCGCGCTCGACCGCCTCGGCCTGTGGCGGGTAGAGCTCCTCGATGCCCTCGTTCCGGAAGTGCTCGCGGGCACCGGCTGGGAGCCCCGACAGCTCCTCGATATTCATTACTCGTCCTTGGCGCGTCCCGCGGTTTAAAGTATCGTCTCGATGCGATCGGACGCGGAATTACGTCCGGATCTCTTCGAGCGCTTCGGTGACGCCGTCGGCTACTAACGCCCAGTCGGACTGCCTGACGTCGGTCGGCTGCTCGATCTGGATCGTCTGTCCGACCGTTGCGAGGTGATTGAGCACGTTCGCGGGATTCGCCCCGGTGTACTCCGTGGCGTCACGTTCAACTATCCTGACCGTTCGCTCGGGCAACTGCTCGGAGATGGCGTCCCTCATGATGGCCTTGTCTTCCGTGTCAGCAGTGCCGCCGACGAGGATTTCTCCATTCGAGTAGCCGTGAAAGGCGACGCCCCAGCCAAAGCGCTGATCGAGCAACGAGTCCAGTCCGGGGAACGACCGCCGATGGATTTCCGTGGAGTAACTGTGCCAGCGGGTAAACGCACCTCCGCCTTCGTTGAACCCCGAACAGATCCACCCCGTTCCATCGATCGCTTCGGCGACTCGAGTGGCCTGAAAGTCCGTCCCGTATTCGATGTAGCCCCCGTGCGGGGCGATCACGATTACGTCGTCGCCTTCGACGACGTATTCGACGTACTCGTCGTTCAGTTCTCCACCCTGTCGGGTATTGTAGCCCGGATGGACCGCCCGGGGACCGATCGTCGCTGTCGCTGACTCGCTCGCTCCGATCCGATCGAGACCGCTCGCCGTCAATCGAAGCGTATCGTCTTCGTGTTCCGAAGCGACGGTGTACACCGCGTTTTCGAACTCGCCGGCTTCACCGCTTCCCACCCTGATCTGCTGGCCGATCGTCAACTCGTCGGTGTTGGTCAACGTACACGGAACCGAACAGTACCTGCTCGGATCCGACCGCGCGCTCCAGTTCTCGTTGGCCTCCTCGAGCGTGACTCCCCAGTGATCGACGTCCTCACAGCTGTTCGCGTACACCTGTTGGCCGGTTCCGCTCGGTAGTTCGTCCTGCGAGCGAACGATCTGCGTCTGTGCGCCGGCCGCCAGAACGCCGGTCCCGACGATTCCGACACCGGCTGCGATGACTCGGCGTCGTGAATGGCCGCGTTCCGTCGTTCGTTCTGTTTGACATAATTCCTCTTCCATAACCGTAATTCCAACGCGATCCTAAACTCATTTTAATCTACTGGTACACGTGCGTTTTGTCCGTCTCGTCGCCCGCCGATCACTGGATTTGGTCCGGAAGCGGTATGTCTGAGACTCCCGAACCCTCGAGCATGAGAGTCGAGTTCGACGAAGACACGTGTATCGGAATGTACCAGTGTGTCGCCGAGTGGGACGCCTTCGAGAAGGACAAAGCGGCCGGGAAAGCGACCCTCGAGGGCAGCGAAGCGGTAGAGGACGGCATCTTCGCTCGCGAGATTCCCGAGGACGCGGAACTCGATGCGAAGTTCGCCGCCCGAACCTGTCCCGTCGACGCGATCAGGATCTACGACGACGACGGTGAGCAGTTGATTCCGTAACTGATCACCCGTCTGTACTCCCGGTTTTAGCGTCCGAGCGCCGCATCCACGAGTTCCGATTCGATCGTCCGAAGCACCGTTGACGCTGCGCTCTCCGAACAGTCCAGTTCGGCCGCGACCCGCTGCTGTTTTCGTTTTTCGTGGCTGGGAAAACGAAGGACCGAACGCCGTCGGACTGCCGGCGTCAGCTGATTTTGTCGTACTGCTCGGAGAGTTTTTCGGCGGCCTCGCCGAGTTGGTTGCGCTCGAATTCGGTGAGATCCCACTCGACGACCTCCTCGACGCCATTGGAACCGAGCTTGGCGGGGACGCCGAAGGCGGTTTCCTCGTGGCCGTACTCGCCCTCGAGCGTCACGCTCGCGGGGAGCACTTCGCCGGTGTCGCGCAGGACGGCTTCGACCATGTGGCCGACGCCGGTGGCCGGCCCCCACTCCGTGGCCCCTTTCTTCTCGATGACGTTCATCGCCGAGGTCTGCAGCTCCTCGAGCAGTTCGTCTTTCTCCTCGTCGCTGAACTCGAGGTCCCGGCCGTTGACGCGGACCTTCGAGAACACGGGGACCTGGGCGTCGCCGTGTTCCCCCAGGATGGTCGCGTCGACGTTCTGGACGGGGACGTCGTAGCGCTGGGAGATGACGTAGCGGAACCGAGCGGAGTCGAGTCGACCACCGAAGCCGATGACCTGCTCGCGTGCGCGGTCACCCGTTTCGTAGAGGTGACGGTTGAGCAGGTCGACCGGGTTCGACGTCGTCACGGTGATGAAGTCGTCGTTGTACTCGGCGATCGAGGAGCCGATATCCTCCATGATCGGCGCGTTGTCGCCCGCGAGGTCGATGCGGGTCTGGCCCGGCTGGCGCGGAATGCCGGCCGTGATGACGACGACGTCCGACCCTTCGGTCGCCTCGTAGCCGCCCTGTCGGATCGTCGTGTTCGAGTCGTAGGCTGCGCCGTGGTTGGTGTCTGCAGCCTGTCCGATCGTGTCGTCTTCCTTGTCCGGAATGTCGACGAGCACGAGTTCGTCCGCGATGTCCCGAAGCGCGATGTTGTAGCCTGCGGCGGCCCCGACGGTCCCGGCCGCGCCGACCACGCTAACTTTCGTCATACCGCGTAATGCTTCGCCATCCCACGCGTTAAATCCGTCGGAACCTACACTCTCGAACGATCCGACGAGATATCTTTCGACAGCTGCCGAAGACAGTCACGGCACTCGAGCGGTCCGTCTGAACCCGCACTCTCACCGGGCGGCCGTGGAGACCGAACCGGTCATTATCGTGCTCACCAGTTGCTCGTGTATGCGTGTCAGCGTTATCGGCGGCGGTGCGATCTCCGACGAGCAGGCGACTCGAGCCGAAGCCGTCGGTCGAGAACTCGGCGCTCGCGGCCACACGGTCGTCTGCGGCGGCCGCGGCGGGACGATGGAAGCCGTCTGTCGCGGTGCGAAGGCGGAGGATGGAACGACGCTCGGGATCCTTCCCGGCGAACGCCCCGAGGACGCAAACGAGTACGTCGACCACGCCATCGCAACCGGTCTCGGTCACGCGCGCAACGCGCTCGTCCCGATGAACGGCGACGCGGTCATCGCGCTCACCGGCGGCGTCGGCACGCTCTCCGAGATCGGGTTCGCCGGCATCTACGACCGGCCCGTCGTCGGGCTCGAGACGCACGACGTCTCCGATCTCGGGATCGATCTCGAGACGGTCGACACCCCCGAAGCGGCCGTCGACGCGGTCGAGGCGGCGCTCGAGCGCTCGGACTGAACGCGACCGTCGCGGTCGCTCGGAGGACACCGAACCGATTTCGAGGAATTGCGGCTCGCCGCGAACGGACTGTCTCGACAACTCGAGGGGAGCACTCCGCCGGTCCGTTTTCGAGCCTCGATTCTTCGTAGCCTTTTCGACGGTCCATCGCATCTAGCCGGGTATGAGCGACTTCGACAAGGAAGCCGAACGCGAGAAGCTTCGGGAGAAGTACGAGCGCGACCGGGAAGAGCGACGAACGACCCAGCGCATGAGCGATCTGTTGCTCAAGGGTGCGACGATGACGAACGCCCACTGCGGGACCTGTGGCGACCCGCTCTTCCAGCAGGACGACACCACGTTCTGTCCGAGCTGTCACGGCAACCCCGACGCCGTTCGCGGAACCGATCTCGAGGCCCAGCCGGCCGCGGAGTCGGCCGACGAGGCGGACTCCGAGACGGCGTCCGAACGCACCGCGGATCGCGAACCGTCGAGTCGAACCGCCGAGACCGAGTCCGCGGCGACCGATGGCAGCAGCGCCGACGCTGCAAAACCGGACCGTCAACGGAGCCAACCGTCCGACGCGGATACTGCGGACGACCCACAGCGCTCGAGCACGGACACGGCGGCAGCGTCCCCGTCGCGTGCTGTCGAACCGTCGCCCGGCCAGTCACCGCCACAGACCGACTCCGCTGGCCGCGACATCGCTCGCCGGTCGGCCGCTGACGATCGCCGTCGCGCATCGTCCTCGCAGCCTGCAGACGGCGACCTCGAGGCTTCCCGCGCCTCGCTCCGGCAGGCCCTGAAGAAGTTCGCGAGCAAAGCCGCTGCGACGGACGACCCGCGCTACGCGAAAGACTGTCTCGAGGCCGCTCGCGAGGCGAGCGAGACGCTCGAGACGCTGCGCTGAGTCCGCGACGACGCGATAATTTCTCTCGTTCCCGTTGTGAGGCCGCGCTCGAGGTCGTCGTCGAAGATCGGCTCGATTCCACGTGTTACTGCGCACTCGACCCGGACGACCGGTTCGGTTTCGATTCGACAGCAGCCCCGCGTGACGCTGCTCACTGGAATCCGTTCCAAACGACAGTCCGATCCGGTCATGTCTCTTCGAGTGAACGGTGTCCGTTTATGTCGATCCACGTGTACAGATATAAATAAGACGAGAGATATTACAATTTCTAGAAGAACGAGGTAGATACCATATATGGCATTAGCACCTGTTGTGATCGTGACCGCCCTCGCCGTCTGTACCGGACTGACGATGACGTGTGCTCTCTGTGTCCAGCCCCGACAGTTTCGACGAACCATCGGTGAACTCGATCGTCGACTTCTGGATGTCGCGCCTTATCTCGGCGCTGCGGCGCTGTTCTTCCTGCTGAAGCGAGCAACGCATAAGTACAGTCTGGAGATCTCGTATGCGCTTGACTGGGACATTACCGACGAACTCTACGCCGTCGAAGGCGAGTTCGTCGCCTACCTTCAGGACATCGTTCCCGAGGCTACGATAGGTTTCTTCTCGGCGATGTACATGTTCGGGTTCCCGTTCCTCCTGGTGACCGCACCGATCCTCTATTTCCTGTGGTCGTCCCAGCGCCACCTCAAGGAGTTGCTCATCGCGTACCTCTTCAATTACCTGCTCGGTTCGATCTGTTACACGTTGTTTATCGCGTACGGACCCCGCAACCACCTGTCGACCGTCGATGGCTTGATGTACTCCTTCTATCCGGAGACCCAGGAACTCACGTCGGCGGTCTCTGCGAACACGGACGTGTTCCCGTCGCTTCACACGTCGCTGTCGATCGTCGTCTTGCTGTTTGCCTGGCGGTCGCGCCGGGAGTCCCCACGGTGGTTCCCGATTGCATCGTTCGTGGTCACCTGTGTCGTCTTCTCGACGATGTACCTCGGCATTCACTGGTTACTCGATGTCGTGGCAGGCGTCGCACTCGGGGTCGGATCCGTCCTCGCGGCCGAACGGGTCGTCGCCCGCGTGGAAGGCGATGCTGACCGGGTTTCCGTTCCCGACGAGCACGAGGACGGAATTACGTCGGACGTCGGCGACTGAGTCGTATCTGCCGATCTTGTACCCGTGTGGTTGCTTCGGTACCTTCCTGACTCCGCCCGACCGACCCCGTTCCGACGCTAGCACGGTTTTTGTTCCCGATCCGTGACTTCAGCGAGCGGGTCGATCGTCTCGTCTCCACCTTCGGTATGGCGTTGCGACGGCCGTGTCGTACCGTCGCGCTATCCGTTGCTCCCGCGCTCGTACGTATCAATAGCACAAAACTTATACCTGGTTCATTCACATCTTCTCTCATGTTCCCCGCCGAGAAGTGACGTGAACCGATCGGGAGGGCGGCTCCCTGCGGCAGTCACACGGCCTGGCTAGGGATGACCCGAGAACCATGGGCGGAGAGCTAAAACCGACACGAGGCCAATCGGATGCCGAGACCGTTCGGTCTCTCGAAGCCCGACTCGAGTCGGTACGCGGAAGGGTTCGGTCGCGCTTCGAGATCGATACGCGCGCCCTCGCCACGCTCCGTATCGCACTCGGTCTGATCCTCTTCGTCGATCTGCTCCATCGGGCACGGCATATCGGGTACTTCTACACCGATGACGGCGTCTATCCGGTTGCCGTATACGAAGCGACGTCTATCCTCTACGACGGTCATTCGATTCACGGTCTCTCCGGCGAGCTGTGGTTTCAGCAGTTGTTGTTCGCGGTCGCCGCGGTGTTTGCGGTCGCGCTGATGCTGGGATATCGAACGCGGCTGGTCGCGTTCGTCTCGCTGTTGTTGCTGGTGTCGTTACAGGTGCGAAACCCGCTGGTCCTCAACGGTGCAGACCGGTTGCTCCGAGTCCTCCTGTTGGTTTCGATCCTGGTTCCGCTCGGGGAACGATGGTCGATCGACGCACTCCGTCGTGGCACGGTGCGGACTACCGTGGTCGGGTTTACGACCGCCGCCATGCTCGTTCAACCGGTCGCTGTCCTGACCCAGAACGCGGTTCTCAAACACGGCGGGGAGACCTGGTACGCCGGCGACGCGCTCGGAATCGCCCTTGCGAACGACGTGATGACGATCCACCTCGGCAACCACCTCGGCAATTACCCAGCGCTCCTGGAGCTTCTCAACTGGATCTGGGTGACCTTACTGGCCGGTTCGGTCGTGTTTCTCCTGATGACCACCGGGCGGGTGCGAGCGGTCTTCGCCCTCGCGTACATCGGTGCGTTCCTCGGAATGCTACCGACGATGGCCGTCGGGCTGTTTCCACTCGTTTTGATCGCAGCGGTCCTTCCGTTCCTCACGACTCCCTTTTGGGACGCGGCCGCGTCGCTGTTCCCGTCTCACCGATGGAGCAACCGACTCCCGACTGCAGCACACCTCGGCCCGATCGGCCGGCCGCCCGTAGAACGGCGCGTGCTCGAGGCCCTTCGTCGTCGGGGTCACGAATCGGGTACCTCGTTCGTTGTCGCGTACGGCCGGTCGCTGAAGACCATCGTCGGTATCATCTTTCTCGTCTGGATCCTGCTATTTAGTGCGAGTCACGCCACCGGGATGGCCGTCCCGGACGAGATCGAATCGAACTTCCCCGACGAACAACGATGGGGGCTGTACACTCCCGATCCGTCCGAGTCGTACAGCTGGTACGTCGTCGAAGCGGAGATGGAAGACGGATCGACCCTCGACGTCTTCACCGGCGGCGATGTCGTACACGATCGACCGCCGGACGCCGCACAGGAGTACGAGACGTTCCGCCACCGGAAGTACATGGAGTCGGTCCACAGCTCCGCGAGCAACGATCCGAACGGGATGATCTCCGAAGAGTACACCGACTGGCTCTGCGAGACGGCGACGGACGAACACGGCGACGAGGTCGAGAAGATAACGGTCTATCGACACATCCAACAGAGCCCGGTCGACGGTGAGTACGAGGAACCGAATTATTTCACGCTCATCGACCAGAAGTGTTGAGCGGCCTAACGGAGGGCGTCGAGTCGACACTACCGTCCGGCTGAACGACTCACTTCGAGCCCGTATACTCGTTCCCGATAACCTCCCGCATTCGCTCGGCCGTTACCTTCCCGACGCCGTCTGCGTCCTGTAGCTCCTCTTCGGTCGCGATCATCACCGCCTCGACGGTCCCGAACTCTTCGAGCAGCGATCTCGCGGTGACGGGGCCGATTTCGGCGATGGAGGAGACGACGTACTCCTGTTGTTCGGCGATCGTTTTGGACTGCTTTTCGCCGTGGACCGACACCTCCCGGTCGGCGGTTTCTTGCTCGCGGCCCGCGATCACCGCGAGCAGTTCCGTCGTGTCGTCCTCGCTCTCGGTTCGCAGAATGCTCGCGCCGAAATCGACGGCCAGACTCGAGAGCGCGCCGCGAATCGCGTTCG
It includes:
- a CDS encoding phosphatase PAP2 family protein, translated to MALAPVVIVTALAVCTGLTMTCALCVQPRQFRRTIGELDRRLLDVAPYLGAAALFFLLKRATHKYSLEISYALDWDITDELYAVEGEFVAYLQDIVPEATIGFFSAMYMFGFPFLLVTAPILYFLWSSQRHLKELLIAYLFNYLLGSICYTLFIAYGPRNHLSTVDGLMYSFYPETQELTSAVSANTDVFPSLHTSLSIVVLLFAWRSRRESPRWFPIASFVVTCVVFSTMYLGIHWLLDVVAGVALGVGSVLAAERVVARVEGDADRVSVPDEHEDGITSDVGD
- a CDS encoding HTTM domain-containing protein, which gives rise to MGGELKPTRGQSDAETVRSLEARLESVRGRVRSRFEIDTRALATLRIALGLILFVDLLHRARHIGYFYTDDGVYPVAVYEATSILYDGHSIHGLSGELWFQQLLFAVAAVFAVALMLGYRTRLVAFVSLLLLVSLQVRNPLVLNGADRLLRVLLLVSILVPLGERWSIDALRRGTVRTTVVGFTTAAMLVQPVAVLTQNAVLKHGGETWYAGDALGIALANDVMTIHLGNHLGNYPALLELLNWIWVTLLAGSVVFLLMTTGRVRAVFALAYIGAFLGMLPTMAVGLFPLVLIAAVLPFLTTPFWDAAASLFPSHRWSNRLPTAAHLGPIGRPPVERRVLEALRRRGHESGTSFVVAYGRSLKTIVGIIFLVWILLFSASHATGMAVPDEIESNFPDEQRWGLYTPDPSESYSWYVVEAEMEDGSTLDVFTGGDVVHDRPPDAAQEYETFRHRKYMESVHSSASNDPNGMISEEYTDWLCETATDEHGDEVEKITVYRHIQQSPVDGEYEEPNYFTLIDQKC